A DNA window from Anaerocolumna sp. AGMB13020 contains the following coding sequences:
- the dnaK gene encoding molecular chaperone DnaK, with amino-acid sequence MGKIIGIDLGTTNSCVAVIEGGKPVVINNGEGQRTTPSVVAFSKTGERLVGDMAKRQAVTNGDRTIASIKRQMGTDYKVNIDGKKYTPQEISAMILGKLKKDAESYLGETVTEAVITVPAYFNDAQRQATKDAGRIAGLNVLRIINEPTAAALAYGLDNEGAQKIMVYDLGGGTFDVSVIEIGGGVIEVLSTSGDNRLGGDDFDERVTDYLVQEFKKTEKLDLSKDKVALGRLREAAEKAKKELSASTSTNINLPFITTDKSGPRHLDINLTRAKFDELTHDFVERTAVPVQNALNDAGLKPADLHKVLLVGGSTRIPAVQNKVRQLMGMESSKNLNPDECVALGASIQGGKLAGEAGLTEILLLDVTPLSLSIETMGGVATRLIERNSTIPTKYSQVFTTAGNFQTSVDIKVLQGERQFAKDNKLIGNFKLNGIKRAMRGVPQIEVTFDIDANGILKVSARDMDTGKEQHIVITASTNLSEDEIERAIREAAQYESGDDERRQAVNIRNEAENLILQAESALASRKKELDKGKKKEIKESLTELKKTVGKTKLGTITKEEADRIAAAKERLEYTAAQIL; translated from the coding sequence ATGGGTAAGATAATCGGTATTGATTTAGGTACAACAAATAGCTGTGTAGCTGTTATAGAAGGAGGGAAACCGGTAGTTATCAATAACGGTGAAGGACAGAGAACGACACCTTCAGTGGTAGCTTTTTCAAAGACCGGCGAAAGGCTGGTAGGCGATATGGCAAAACGCCAGGCCGTTACCAACGGAGATAGAACCATCGCTTCCATAAAGCGTCAGATGGGTACGGATTACAAAGTTAATATTGACGGTAAGAAATACACGCCACAGGAGATTTCTGCCATGATTCTTGGAAAACTCAAAAAAGATGCTGAAAGTTATCTGGGAGAGACGGTTACAGAGGCAGTTATTACAGTTCCGGCTTATTTTAATGATGCACAAAGACAAGCCACCAAAGATGCAGGCAGAATTGCGGGGTTAAATGTACTGCGTATTATCAATGAGCCTACGGCCGCGGCATTGGCTTACGGATTGGATAACGAAGGAGCACAGAAAATCATGGTATATGATCTGGGGGGCGGAACCTTTGATGTATCTGTAATTGAAATAGGAGGAGGCGTTATCGAGGTCCTGTCGACCTCAGGTGATAACCGACTAGGAGGAGACGACTTTGATGAAAGGGTAACCGATTATTTGGTACAGGAGTTCAAAAAAACAGAGAAGCTTGATCTGTCAAAGGACAAGGTTGCTTTAGGACGACTGAGGGAAGCGGCAGAAAAAGCGAAGAAAGAGCTGTCAGCGTCCACCAGCACCAATATTAATCTTCCTTTTATTACTACGGATAAATCTGGTCCCAGACATTTGGACATAAATCTGACCCGTGCAAAGTTTGATGAGCTTACCCATGATTTTGTGGAAAGAACTGCAGTACCCGTACAGAATGCTTTAAACGATGCCGGATTGAAACCTGCTGATTTACACAAAGTGCTGTTGGTAGGAGGTTCTACCAGAATTCCTGCCGTACAGAATAAAGTCAGGCAGCTAATGGGAATGGAATCCAGCAAGAACCTGAATCCCGATGAATGCGTGGCCTTAGGCGCCTCCATTCAGGGAGGAAAGCTTGCAGGAGAAGCAGGACTGACGGAAATTCTTTTGTTAGATGTTACACCCTTATCCTTATCCATTGAAACCATGGGAGGCGTGGCCACAAGACTGATTGAGAGGAATTCTACCATCCCCACTAAATACAGCCAGGTATTCACCACAGCCGGTAATTTTCAGACTTCCGTGGATATTAAGGTACTTCAGGGAGAGCGGCAGTTCGCCAAAGATAATAAGCTGATTGGTAATTTTAAGCTCAATGGTATCAAGCGTGCCATGCGTGGGGTTCCTCAGATAGAGGTTACTTTTGATATAGATGCCAATGGTATTTTAAAGGTTTCCGCAAGAGATATGGATACTGGAAAGGAACAGCATATTGTTATTACTGCCAGTACCAACCTCTCTGAAGATGAAATAGAAAGAGCCATACGAGAGGCAGCGCAATATGAGTCCGGTGATGATGAGAGAAGACAGGCCGTGAATATCAGAAATGAAGCAGAAAACCTCATCCTGCAGGCGGAATCTGCTCTTGCCTCCAGAAAGAAGGAACTGGACAAAGGGAAAAAGAAAGAGATTAAAGAAAGTCTTACAGAATTAAAGAAAACTGTTGGAAAGACAAAGCTTGGTACAATAACCAAAGAAGAAGCGGATAGAATTGCGGCGGCAAAAGAACGTTTGGAATATACTGCAGCACAGATTCTGTAA
- a CDS encoding ABC transporter ATP-binding protein, translating into MKTSFRILKEARKYWLYLIIAFISLVISTIAGFYTPWALRELTSLATDGSSNFAVEALRIGLFLLAATALQAAGSSASGYLNHYAALHYVADLRTKLYRKLQHMSLRYFHKSRTGDLTGRVVNDAMDAEILLAHVIPDFVVNILTFIGVGALLFTINWQLALMSLITIPILLGITIWQSHHVTPVWKENSRVRGELSGTVQDNLSGIKEIQIFNQQKHEEEKVSGLSLKHSMAYLKASFFFETTYPLLAFITALGTVIVVVYGGHLLGKGEIAIADIVGIVMYLSMFYGPVKSFSGLVERAGEAGAGCRRVFEVIDEVPDVKEKKNPAVLPRVKGDIQLKDLSFSYSEEIPVLQKTNLNIRAGQTVALVGTTGVGKSTIANLINRFYDPQAGAVVIDGVDIRDVTLSSLRDNISMVLQDTFLFNGTVYENIVYGWKEATREDVLAAAKAANAHDFIEKMEEGYDTVIGERGVRLSGGQKQRLSIARAILRNSPILILDEATSALDTKTEQEIQAALDEISKERTTLVIAHRLSTIRHADLIVVLEGTGIAELGTHDELIACGGIYCRLHEAQAS; encoded by the coding sequence ATGAAGACCTCTTTTCGAATTTTGAAAGAGGCCAGAAAGTACTGGCTATATTTAATCATTGCATTTATATCACTGGTAATCTCTACGATTGCCGGATTTTATACACCCTGGGCGCTGAGAGAACTAACCAGCCTTGCTACAGACGGAAGCAGTAATTTTGCCGTCGAGGCTCTTCGAATCGGACTCTTCCTTTTAGCAGCCACAGCGCTGCAGGCAGCAGGAAGCTCTGCTTCGGGTTATCTGAACCATTATGCAGCACTTCATTATGTAGCGGACCTGCGGACAAAGCTCTATAGAAAACTGCAGCATATGAGCCTTCGTTATTTTCACAAAAGCCGCACCGGTGATCTGACCGGAAGAGTGGTAAATGACGCTATGGATGCAGAAATCCTGTTAGCCCATGTAATACCGGATTTTGTGGTAAATATACTGACCTTTATCGGTGTTGGTGCACTGCTTTTTACGATTAACTGGCAGCTGGCATTAATGAGTCTTATAACCATCCCTATACTTTTGGGGATTACTATCTGGCAGAGCCATCATGTGACCCCGGTCTGGAAAGAGAATTCCAGGGTGAGGGGAGAGCTTTCCGGAACAGTGCAGGATAACTTATCCGGTATAAAAGAGATCCAGATCTTTAACCAGCAAAAGCATGAGGAAGAAAAGGTATCCGGGCTTTCACTTAAGCATAGCATGGCATATCTTAAGGCTAGCTTCTTCTTTGAGACCACTTATCCTCTTCTGGCTTTTATAACTGCCCTTGGAACGGTTATCGTAGTTGTTTATGGAGGACATCTGCTGGGGAAAGGTGAAATTGCCATTGCTGATATAGTCGGTATTGTAATGTATCTTTCTATGTTTTACGGTCCGGTTAAAAGCTTCTCCGGCCTTGTGGAACGTGCCGGTGAAGCCGGAGCCGGATGCCGCAGAGTGTTTGAGGTCATTGATGAAGTTCCTGATGTCAAGGAAAAGAAAAACCCTGCTGTACTTCCCCGGGTAAAAGGAGATATTCAGTTAAAGGATTTGTCCTTCTCCTACAGTGAGGAAATTCCAGTGCTTCAAAAAACCAATCTGAATATCAGAGCAGGACAGACAGTGGCATTGGTGGGAACCACCGGTGTTGGTAAAAGCACAATTGCAAATCTCATTAACCGTTTCTACGATCCTCAGGCTGGTGCAGTCGTTATTGACGGTGTGGATATAAGGGATGTAACTCTTTCAAGCCTCCGTGATAATATCTCCATGGTATTGCAGGATACCTTCCTGTTCAATGGTACAGTATATGAGAATATTGTTTATGGCTGGAAAGAAGCCACCAGAGAAGACGTACTGGCAGCGGCTAAAGCTGCGAATGCCCATGACTTTATCGAGAAAATGGAGGAGGGTTATGACACTGTAATCGGAGAACGTGGCGTACGCTTATCCGGCGGACAGAAACAGCGTCTCTCCATTGCCAGAGCTATTCTGCGTAATTCACCTATTCTCATATTGGATGAAGCAACTTCTGCACTTGATACCAAGACAGAGCAGGAGATTCAGGCAGCACTGGATGAGATATCAAAGGAACGGACAACACTGGTTATAGCCCACAGACTTTCCACAATCCGTCATGCAGACCTTATTGTTGTGCTGGAGGGTACAGGCATTGCGGAACTTGGCACCCATGATGAGCTTATAGCTTGCGGAGGGATTTACTGCAGACTTCATGAGGCGCAGGCTTCATAG
- a CDS encoding ABC transporter ATP-binding protein, with amino-acid sequence MNSISTEKLDIAYDDTLIVKALDMNIPHGKITSIIGPNGCGKSTVLKAVGRILKPKTGLVYLSGDDIRKLSTKEIAKKMAILPQTPTAPSGLTVSELVAYGRFPHQKGFGKLMPEDKKIIQWALKVTKLTEFEHREVDTLSGGQRQRVWIAMALAQQTDLILLDEPTTYLDLAHQMEVLKLLYDLNRRQGCTIAMVLHDLNLAARFSDYIIAIRSGKIIKHGTPEEVMTQEVLKDAFSIDAEIVHEPRTGRPVCLTYDLLNKEETAELEVAGL; translated from the coding sequence ATGAACAGTATTTCAACAGAAAAATTAGATATAGCTTATGATGATACCCTTATCGTAAAAGCATTGGATATGAATATTCCACATGGAAAGATAACCTCTATTATAGGGCCTAACGGCTGCGGGAAATCCACAGTATTAAAAGCAGTAGGGCGTATCCTAAAGCCGAAGACCGGTCTGGTATATTTAAGCGGAGATGATATCCGCAAACTATCAACAAAAGAAATCGCTAAAAAGATGGCAATATTGCCCCAGACCCCTACAGCTCCAAGCGGTCTTACCGTAAGTGAGCTGGTGGCTTATGGACGGTTTCCCCATCAGAAGGGTTTCGGTAAGCTAATGCCGGAGGACAAAAAGATCATTCAGTGGGCCCTTAAGGTAACAAAGCTTACGGAGTTTGAACATAGGGAAGTGGATACGCTGTCAGGCGGTCAGCGCCAGAGAGTATGGATTGCAATGGCTCTTGCACAGCAGACGGATCTCATCTTATTAGATGAGCCAACAACTTATCTGGATCTGGCTCACCAGATGGAGGTCTTAAAGCTTTTGTATGATTTAAACCGCAGACAGGGTTGTACCATTGCAATGGTGCTTCACGATCTGAATCTGGCAGCACGTTTTTCCGATTATATCATCGCAATTCGCTCAGGTAAGATTATTAAGCATGGAACACCGGAGGAGGTAATGACACAGGAGGTGTTAAAAGATGCTTTTTCCATTGACGCTGAGATTGTGCATGAACCAAGAACCGGTAGGCCTGTCTGCCTTACCTATGACCTGTTAAACAAAGAAGAAACCGCGGAATTGGAGGTGGCAGGACTATGA
- a CDS encoding FecCD family ABC transporter permease: MRKQQRFSIRHGINVILIMLVLMLIIAVISINSGKMNLSPMEVLKVILGKGTDRENLIVFEFRLPRIILAVLVGIGMGISGCIMQSLLRNDMASPGTLGISSGSGLFVLIFVVFIASKGTYSAITLPLLAFIGGLTAAALIYLLSYRKGKDISPTGLILTGVALSSGYGAVTTLLTLKLDQNQMEFIQRWSAGSLWGDDWKYLVILGPWTLILCIYVFYKSRMLNTLHLGNQTATGLGLAVKAEFLGLSIAAVALSSGSVSLGGNFFFVGMISPHMARKLVGPNHKLLLPASCLSGAIIVLLADTITRTISLGTDVPTGIVITVLSTPYFLYLLAKAN, translated from the coding sequence ATGAGAAAACAACAACGATTTAGTATAAGGCACGGAATCAACGTAATCCTGATTATGCTTGTTCTGATGCTTATTATTGCAGTTATCAGTATTAATTCCGGTAAGATGAATCTGTCTCCTATGGAGGTACTAAAAGTAATACTTGGTAAAGGTACGGACAGAGAGAATCTTATTGTATTTGAATTCCGGCTGCCAAGGATAATTCTTGCTGTACTGGTGGGAATCGGCATGGGAATTTCAGGTTGTATCATGCAGAGCTTATTACGAAATGATATGGCAAGTCCCGGTACGCTAGGTATCAGCTCCGGTTCCGGACTTTTTGTATTGATATTTGTAGTTTTTATTGCCTCAAAAGGAACTTATTCAGCCATAACACTGCCTTTACTGGCCTTCATCGGCGGTTTGACGGCAGCGGCTTTGATATACCTGCTGTCTTACCGTAAAGGGAAGGACATCTCTCCTACAGGTCTGATTCTGACGGGTGTAGCTCTCTCCAGCGGCTATGGTGCTGTGACGACACTTCTTACCCTGAAATTAGATCAGAACCAGATGGAATTTATTCAGCGCTGGAGTGCGGGAAGTCTGTGGGGAGATGATTGGAAGTATCTTGTCATTCTTGGACCCTGGACACTGATCCTTTGCATCTATGTGTTCTATAAATCCAGAATGCTTAATACCCTCCACCTTGGCAACCAGACAGCGACGGGACTTGGCCTTGCGGTTAAAGCAGAATTTCTCGGTTTGTCCATCGCAGCGGTGGCACTTTCCTCAGGGAGTGTCTCTCTGGGCGGTAACTTTTTCTTTGTGGGAATGATAAGCCCCCATATGGCCAGAAAACTGGTAGGACCCAATCATAAGCTTTTACTGCCGGCGTCCTGCCTCTCAGGAGCTATTATCGTACTTTTAGCAGACACCATAACCCGAACCATAAGTCTGGGTACGGATGTTCCAACCGGTATCGTAATCACGGTTCTAAGTACACCGTATTTCCTATATCTGCTGGCCAAAGCAAACTAA
- a CDS encoding FecCD family ABC transporter permease encodes MEHSLTKEQRKGSANFALIMLVGLGLLVFMTASSISFGAANMRLSTAWEAVFRFDPNITEHQIIRTLRFPRTVADIIVGCSLAICGALMQGTTRNPLADSGLMGISSGATFAMALCMAFLPSRTYGQVMLFACLGAAVATGMTYFIASFGRRGMTPQRLVLAGISISMLFGAFSQYISIRYKLGQALAFWTAGGTAGAKWSELALVAPFFVVAVLASLALSSSVTVMSLGEDVAMGLGLKTRFVKGVSTIIVLVLTGLSVIVVGPVGFVGLITPHIVRYMVGVDYRYIIPASGLYGALLTVFADLTGRLINKPYETPISVIFAVVGVPYFLFLARKQRREFE; translated from the coding sequence ATGGAACATTCCCTTACAAAGGAGCAGCGTAAAGGTTCTGCAAATTTTGCGCTTATTATGCTGGTAGGGTTAGGATTACTGGTATTTATGACGGCGTCGTCGATTTCCTTCGGCGCCGCCAATATGCGTTTATCCACCGCATGGGAGGCGGTATTCCGTTTTGACCCTAATATTACAGAACATCAGATAATCCGTACCCTGCGATTCCCAAGAACAGTAGCAGATATCATAGTTGGCTGCAGTCTCGCCATCTGTGGTGCATTAATGCAAGGTACTACCAGAAATCCCTTAGCCGACTCAGGGCTTATGGGTATCAGCAGTGGAGCTACCTTTGCCATGGCCTTATGTATGGCTTTTCTGCCCAGCAGAACTTACGGACAGGTCATGCTATTTGCCTGCCTGGGAGCAGCTGTAGCAACCGGTATGACATATTTTATCGCATCATTTGGTAGGAGGGGTATGACGCCTCAACGGCTGGTCCTTGCAGGCATCTCCATATCCATGCTATTTGGTGCGTTTAGTCAGTACATATCTATCCGATACAAATTAGGACAAGCGCTTGCCTTTTGGACTGCCGGAGGTACGGCAGGCGCCAAATGGAGTGAGTTGGCATTGGTAGCACCTTTTTTTGTTGTAGCTGTACTGGCCTCCCTTGCCTTGTCTTCCTCCGTTACGGTAATGAGCCTGGGAGAAGATGTGGCAATGGGGCTTGGCCTTAAGACACGGTTTGTAAAGGGAGTTTCAACCATAATCGTACTGGTGCTGACAGGACTTTCTGTTATTGTAGTAGGTCCCGTAGGTTTTGTTGGACTGATTACACCGCATATTGTCCGTTATATGGTAGGAGTAGACTACCGTTACATTATACCTGCCTCTGGCTTATACGGAGCTTTGCTGACTGTGTTTGCAGACCTTACCGGAAGGCTTATAAATAAACCTTATGAAACGCCGATCAGTGTTATCTTTGCGGTGGTAGGTGTGCCTTATTTCCTCTTTCTTGCCAGAAAGCAAAGGAGGGAATTTGAATGA
- a CDS encoding metal-dependent transcriptional regulator, producing the protein MSDQEFYTFREYFRNEHEDLSPSAEDYLEMIYRLAKDSGYTRAGDLAQALNVQPPSVTSMVKKLADMNFIKYEKYGVITLEPSGKIRGKALLLRHNLVEEFLRFLDIKDGLLGETEKIEHTLNKEILCGIQDLLDFFQSRPELLNDYRHYQAKQHEH; encoded by the coding sequence ATGTCAGACCAAGAATTTTACACTTTCCGTGAATACTTTCGAAATGAGCATGAAGATCTTTCTCCTTCAGCGGAAGATTATTTAGAAATGATATACCGTCTGGCAAAGGATAGCGGGTATACCAGGGCAGGAGATCTGGCTCAGGCATTGAATGTACAGCCTCCTTCCGTTACCAGTATGGTTAAAAAACTTGCGGATATGAATTTTATAAAGTATGAAAAATACGGCGTTATAACCCTTGAGCCTTCCGGTAAGATCAGAGGAAAAGCTCTTTTACTGCGTCATAATCTGGTGGAGGAGTTCTTAAGATTTCTGGATATCAAAGACGGCTTATTGGGCGAGACAGAAAAGATTGAGCATACCCTGAACAAAGAAATACTTTGCGGAATTCAGGATTTGCTTGACTTCTTTCAGAGCAGACCTGAGTTGTTAAATGATTACAGACATTATCAGGCTAAGCAGCATGAACACTAA
- a CDS encoding slipin family protein, which yields MKIIIKENERGFLFRNGTFRRMLSPGIHRVYPVAGETCFQTNVYRQVNIKEVDIQVLLRDKTFADSVTKIEVPDLNIALHYEDGRLIEALRAGTFYFWNVFHQHTFQLIDTSSPEVALPRVMMSIVPTNLYSQYIVSEGETGLLFYDGKFKEQLSPGVYYFWNSSIRVSCQNVDMRSQQMDVNSQEILTADKVSLRLNFVCTYRITDAVKINNSLKDYKTQIYVTTQLVLREYVGCLKFDDLLEQKDSIAGIVLEKLKEKQESLYIEFRDAGLKDIILPGEIRDIMNTVLIAEKNAQASVILRREEVASTRSLLNTAKLMEENTTLYKLKELEYLEKICDKVGNISVGNGNLLGQLGELLYSNSASAKS from the coding sequence ATGAAGATAATCATCAAAGAAAATGAAAGAGGATTCCTGTTCAGAAACGGTACCTTTCGCCGTATGCTGAGCCCCGGTATACATAGGGTATATCCGGTAGCAGGTGAAACCTGCTTTCAGACAAATGTCTACAGGCAGGTAAACATAAAAGAGGTCGACATTCAGGTATTATTAAGAGATAAGACCTTTGCCGACAGCGTAACAAAGATCGAAGTTCCGGATCTAAACATAGCACTCCATTATGAGGACGGTAGATTAATCGAAGCTTTAAGGGCAGGTACCTTTTATTTCTGGAACGTGTTCCACCAGCATACCTTCCAGTTAATCGATACCAGTTCGCCGGAGGTAGCTTTGCCCAGGGTAATGATGTCTATTGTTCCGACAAACTTATACAGCCAGTATATTGTTTCAGAGGGAGAAACCGGCTTGCTCTTTTACGATGGTAAATTCAAGGAGCAGCTTTCACCTGGTGTCTATTATTTCTGGAACTCCTCCATAAGGGTATCCTGCCAGAACGTGGATATGCGTTCTCAACAGATGGATGTCAACAGTCAGGAGATACTAACGGCAGATAAGGTATCCCTGCGGCTGAACTTTGTGTGCACTTACAGGATTACAGATGCGGTAAAAATAAATAACTCCCTGAAGGATTATAAAACACAGATTTATGTAACTACACAGCTGGTGCTTAGAGAATATGTGGGGTGTTTGAAATTCGATGATCTGTTGGAACAAAAGGACAGCATTGCCGGTATTGTACTTGAGAAGCTTAAGGAGAAGCAGGAGAGCCTTTATATAGAGTTTCGCGATGCAGGACTTAAGGATATCATCCTGCCCGGTGAGATAAGGGATATCATGAATACGGTTCTTATTGCTGAAAAGAATGCCCAGGCAAGCGTTATCTTAAGAAGGGAGGAAGTAGCCTCTACCAGAAGTTTGCTAAATACCGCTAAACTGATGGAGGAGAACACGACCCTTTATAAGCTGAAAGAGCTGGAATACCTAGAGAAGATCTGTGATAAAGTAGGAAATATTTCTGTAGGTAACGGCAATCTTCTGGGGCAGTTAGGTGAATTACTGTATAGCAATTCCGCTTCAGCCAAGTCTTAA